Genomic window (Caldinitratiruptor microaerophilus):
TGATGTCGCTGAGTCGCTCGAGGTTCAGCATTCCGGTCCCCCCTGTTCCCCCGCCCGGGCGGGGAAAGCCCCGTGCCGGGGGTCGCCGGGACAGGCCCCGGGCGGTCAACCCGGATGCGCTGCTGCGGCAGCGGCGCCGGCCCCGGCGCCCGGCACGCCGGCGACCCGCTGCCACCGGCGCCGGGAGCCCGCATAGGCCGGGGCCACGGCTCCCTGCCGGGCAAGTTCGCTCAGGTGCGCCCGCAGGGCCGCGTGGTCCAGGTAGTAGGACACGTCGCTGTCGTAGGTCTTACCCAGTCTTGCCGCCAGGCGGTCCTGGAGGTCGTCTTCGCTCAAGGGTCCGTCTACCAGGATGTCCAGGATCAGGGATCCAATACGGCGGACGTGCCCTCGGTCCGCCTCAACCGCCACGCGAAGCGGGTCGCCGTCCCCGCCCGGGTCCGCGCCTCGATCGAGGTGTGGCCCGTGGCCCGGGACGATCAGCCCCTCGGGCCGGGCGAGAAGGCGTTCCAGGCTGGCCAGGAAGGCATCCACCCGGACCAGGAACAGCACCGGGTGCCGCTCGAGGACCTCGGGCAAGAACACCCCGTCCCCGGCGAACAGGACCCCGTCGACGGCGATTCCCACCTGGGCCGGTGAATGGCCGGGCAGCGGTACGATCTCCAGCGACCGCCCCGCCACCTCGAACAGGCCTTCTCGGGGCAGGGCCATCGCGGGACAGGGCGCGGGAGGACGGAGGAACTTGACCGAGAGTCCGGGAGGCGGGCTTGCCCCGTAGATGGCCATCGGGGCGAGGTCGGGGTGCTCGAGGATCACGTGCTCGGGCGCCGGGGCGTAGACGGCGGGGCCATGGCGGCGGTGCAGCTCGGCGGCGCCGCCGATGTGGTCCGCATGGCAGTGCGTCGCCACCACGGCGGCCAGGCGGTACCCTTGCTCCAGAAACGGGCGGAGGGCTTTCCGGGGGGCGCCGGCGTCCAGCCCGGCGTCGATGAGGATGATCTCCCCGGACTCGCCCAGCACCACCCCGAAATTGACCCCGCCTTGCCAGTAAAAGATACCCGGTTTGAGTTCCGTGAGCAAGGACGTTCTTCCTCCAGAAATTTCCTACTCCCACGCGATCACGATGTCATCGCCGTCACGGATGGGAGTGGCGAAGTCCGCCGGGCGGCCGGAGACGGTCAACACGAGGCGGGACTGGCCGGACGGGGGGGACGAGGCCATATCCACGTGCTCGAGCACGTGGGCCAGCATCAGGGAGGATCCCCCCGGCTGCACCACCAGGACG
Coding sequences:
- a CDS encoding MBL fold metallo-hydrolase is translated as MLTELKPGIFYWQGGVNFGVVLGESGEIILIDAGLDAGAPRKALRPFLEQGYRLAAVVATHCHADHIGGAAELHRRHGPAVYAPAPEHVILEHPDLAPMAIYGASPPPGLSVKFLRPPAPCPAMALPREGLFEVAGRSLEIVPLPGHSPAQVGIAVDGVLFAGDGVFLPEVLERHPVLFLVRVDAFLASLERLLARPEGLIVPGHGPHLDRGADPGGDGDPLRVAVEADRGHVRRIGSLILDILVDGPLSEDDLQDRLAARLGKTYDSDVSYYLDHAALRAHLSELARQGAVAPAYAGSRRRWQRVAGVPGAGAGAAAAAAHPG